A region of the Microbaculum marinisediminis genome:
AATGAACTGCACGCACTTGTTCGAGGCGAGCTTCCAGATGCGTTTCCTGCAGGGCCAGCCGATCGGGCAATGACTCCCTCAGGAATTCGCCGGAGGAATACTCCTCCATCATCGAGCGCATCGTGTCATTGTGCCTCTCGGCGGTGCTGCGTATGGTCGCGGAGAATTCATCCCAAGCTGATTCTTGGTCGTCGGTAATTTTCAGTTCGGTCTTGAGGTAAGCGAGCCGGCCGTCGACGCGCTCGAGCATCATGTCGACGCCAAGGCCCATCATAGGTCCACTCATGCCAACCGTTCCATGACGACCCATCATCGGGCCCTCAGCCCATTCGCCTATTGGCGGCCCGCCCCCCATCATCCGGCCCATGCGATCCCACCAGCTGCTCTCGCCGGCAGCCAATGACGTGGGAGACGCTATCGCCAATGCGAGCATTCCGGCCGCAACTGCCGGCATCCACTTGAAATTGGGCATGGTGAATTCCTTTCAAGGTCGCCATCGAACGAAGAAATTGCGTTTGCCGGCCCGATGTGGCGGCGATCGAGGGGCTATGGCCGATTTGCAAGAATCCGGGGTTCTATCGAACGATCCGGATTGATTAACTTACGCCCTGCAGCGAGGCGATGGCTGTACAGAATTGATCATCGGACGAAACGACAGGGCTTCAGCGCTCTATGTACGGCTGATCGTGCAGGACTGCATTCAGCAACGAGGGGTGGACCTCGATTCCGCCGTTGTAGGAAATAAAGCCGAGCTTGCGGAACCTGTTCATGAAAAAGCTGACGCGGGCGCGTGTCGTGCCGATCATCTGGGCGAGGGTCTCCTGGCTGATCTTCGCGATCACTGGCTCCGGATCGCTGTCCTTGCCGAAATTCGGCCGACGCCCGCAGCCATCCGCTTCCCATGGCCCCGATTTCTAAGTCTTGGTCGGGGCCTGTAAGATGGGGACGTCCAAGCAGACTTTGTCACGATACGCCTGCCGATAACGAGCCCACATAATGAGCTCCCACCAGCATACGGGATGAGGAAGGGGATTTGTCCGCACCATGCCTGAAGACAGCCAGGGCCTCCCCCGTGAAATCGCCGACCGCTTTTCCAAGCCATTCGGACGCTTCCTGAGGATTGAAGCTGCCTCCGGCATCCTGCTGCTCGTCGCTGCCCTTGCTGCGTTGGGCCTGGCGAACTCTTCATGGTCAAGCTCTTTCCTGGCGTTTTGGGAAATACCGATCGGCCTTCATTTCGGGCCGTTGGATTTCACACGCTCACTGCAGCACTGGATCAATGACGGCTTGATGACCTTCTTCTTCTTCGTCGTCGCACTGGAGCTAAAAAGGGAGCTCGTGCTCGGCGAGCTGCGAAATCTGCGGACCGCCGCGCTGCCGTTCGCCGGAGCGCTCGGTGGCATGGTGGTTCCGGTCGCTCTCTATCTTGTGCTCATGGTCGGACAGACCGGCGTGCACGGCTGGGGCACGGTGATGGCCACAGACACGGCTTTTGTCATCGGATGCCTGGCGCTTTTCGGTTCCCGCATTCCACCAAGCCTGCGCCTTTTCCTGCTGTCCTTGGCGATCTTCGATGACGTGGGAGCGATCCTGGTCGTGGCCGTCGGCTACGGCGAGGCGTTGAACTGGCTTGCGCTCGCGCTCGGGACACTGGTCGTTGCCGCAGTTGCGGGGCTGGCTCGTCTGGGTATTCGGAGTGTTCCCGTCTATTTTTTCTTCGGTGCGGCGGTCTGGTTGTGCTTCGACGCCTCAGGCATTCACGCCACGGTGGCTGGTGTCGTGCTCGGCTTGATGACGCCGACGCGGATCTGGGTCAGCGACGAACGCCTGCGCAGTATTCTCGGGCGCGTATTGGCGCAACCGACGCAAGAAGAGGTAGAGGGGCATGGCCCGGACCGAAGCGATCTTCGCCGAGCCGGAAGAGCGGTGACTGAATCGCTTTCCCCTGTGGAGCGGCTGGAATTGATGCTCCATCCTTGGGCGGGATTCGTGATCATGCCGATCTTCGCACTGGCCAATGCCGGCGTGGCAATTTCCGGTGCCGACATCGGACAGCAGGTCTCCGTGGCCATCTTTGCAGGTCTGGTGCTCGGCAAGCCGATCGGCGTTTTGGCATTCAGTTGGCTCGCTATGCGCCTTGGCCTTGCCATTCGGGCAACCAGCCTGAGTTGGTCGTTCCTGGCCGCCGGTGCTTTCCTGACCGGAATCGGCTTTACCATGTCGCTGTTCATCGCGGGCCTGGCCTACTCTCCCGGCACGCTCGACGCGGCCAAGCTCGGTATCCTGGGTGGATCCACGATTTCCGCTGTCATCGGCCTCGCGATTCTGGTCGTATTGACCTCCAGAGGGCGGATTGCGCTCCGGTGAGCCTGCGGTCCCGCCATCATCCAGCACGCGGTTTTCCGCCGGGCGGGTCAACGTTCGATGTGCGGCTTATCGTGCAAGACCACATTCAGCAGCGAACTGTGCACCTCAATCCCGCCGTTGTAGGAAATGAAGCCCAGTCTTCGGAATTTGTTCATGAAGAAGCTCACCCGAGCCCGCGTCGTTCCGACCATCTGGGCCAAGGCCTCCTGGCTGATCTTCGCGATCATCGGCTGCGGTTTGCCCTCCTGGCCGAAATTCGCCAGAAGCAGCAGTGTTCGGGCGAGACGCTTCTCGCTTGAATTGAAGAGCTGATCAACAAGGTCGGCTTCGGTGCGTACGGCGCGACTGAGCAGATGGACAATGAACAACTCGGAGAATTCCGGATCCTCATGGATCAGACTGACAAGGGCTTCCTTCTTGAGCCTTACAATGAGTGAATCTGTCTCAGCCGTTGCCGTTGAAATGCGCTGAGGCTGTCCTGCAAGACACCCTTCGCCGAAGAATTCGTTTTCGCCGAGCATCGCCACGATGGCTTCCTTGCCCTGCTCGGAAAGCACGCTGATCCTCACTCTTCCCCGTTGAACGAAGAAAGCGGCGTCAGCAGCTTCCCCTTGCGAGAACACGATCTGATCCTTTCGGAACTCGGCGGTGCTGCGGCCGCCATCGAGCTTCGAGAGCAAGGCGTTTGCATCGAACTTCAATTGAGATTTGGTCGTCATAAGGCGCTCCCTTCAGGCAACCTCTGCGAATTCAAATAGCGGCACGGAGGCGGCCGTTTGAGACCGTTCGGGCGCCGAGTGTCGTCCGGCCCCGCGATGTCCGAACGAGAGGCTCCGGGCGTGCCCGCTGGGAGCCTCAACCCATACCCGCCGGAGGGGGTGTCCAATATCGTACAGACGGTTCTGCGACATCTTGTTAGATTTACTGGCCATTGGTCGGCTTTTCCAGCGTGCCGAACGTCGCAGAATCTGGGGCCCGGCGACCTTGCCGGTCTTCATCATTTGACCGCCGCATCTAATCAGGAAAAATCATGCATGCATGAACAATCTGAAGCGAAGCCAGATGCCCGTCGTTTGATGGGGGACCTTGCCGCATATCGCGACGCGGACAGGGCGCGCAGTTTGTTCGAATTGGGAATCACAGCGGTGCCGTTCGTGCTGCTCTGGGTCCTGATGTGGGCAGCGTTGGACGCCGGCTATTGGTTAGGACTGCTCCTCGCTCTGCCGGCTGCGGGCTTCCTGGTCCGCCTCTTCATGATTCAGCACGATTGCGGCCACGGATCCTTCTTCCGCCGGCGGTCCACCAATGACTGGGTCGGACGCGCTATCGGCGTCCTGACACTGACGCCTTATGATTCCTGGCGGCATTCCCATGCCCAGCATCATGCGAGCTCCGGCAATCTCGATCGCCGCGATATCGGCAGCATCAACACGCTGACCGTGGCACAGTTTCGGGCGCGGACACGATTGCGCCAACTCCTCTACCGCCTCTACCGCCATCCGATCGTGATGTTCGGCGTGGGACCGGCCTATCTGTTCATCTTGCGCCATCGGCTCCCGACGGACCTCATGCGCAGTGACTGGCAGTCTTGGGTGAGCGCAATGATGACGAACCTGGCGATCGCGTTCCTATTCGCTGCGGTTATCTGGCTTATCGGCGTGGTGCCGTTCCTGCTCGTGCAACTGCCGATAACGCTTCTCGCAGCTTCTCTCGGCGTCTGGCTGTTCTACATTCAACACCAGTTTGAAGACACGCTCTGGGAGCACGATCCGGACTGGAACTTCCACGACGCGGCGCTGCACGGCAGCTCGCACTATGACTTGCCGCCCGTGCTGCGGTGGTTCACCGCCAACATCGGGGTGCATCACGTGCACCACCTATCAAGCCGGATTCCGTACTACCGCCTGCCCGAAGTGCTGCGAGACCGGCCGGAGCTCCGGCATATCGGCCGGCTTACTTTGCTCCAAAGCCTGAAGGGTATCCGGCTCGCGCTCTGGGACGAAAACGAGCGGCGACTGGTCTCTTTCGCAGAGGCCCGCACCGCGACTGTTCGATGACTGAAGAAGGGAGCCGACGGCGTCTAGCCAAGTTCTCGCCGAAACGGCGGCGAACCATCGTCGTGGGCCTATGCGTCGATTTGAACGCGCAGGCCACCGTTGCGCTGGGGCGCCGGCTTGGAACGACCAATCAGGGCCAATTGCGAACTCGACGGCCTCATCGGACAGGTCCGCATCCTAGGTCGTGGTGAGGATTTAGGGTTTTCACCTGAGGAGCAAGTGAATTGCTCCGAGGGTGACGAATCCCATGAAGTTGGCGAGCAGCTTGTCATAGCGCGTTGCGATACGGCGGAAGTGTTTGAGCCTATTGAAGAAACGCTGGGTCTGGTTGCGCTCCTTGTAGAGGTTCTAATCACAGGGATGCGGTCTGCGACGTTTGTGGCGTGGCGGGATGACAGGGACGGCGCCGGCGTCGAGGATAGTGTCGTGAAAGTGCTCGGCATCCCCCGGGTCCGCTTTAGGCGGCCCGAGGGCAGGCTCCTGCCCGGTCGGCGATGACGGCACCGCAGGCAAGCCCCTCGATCAGTGCCGCGCCGAACAGCACCTCGCCACGATGGCCAGGGCTGGCAATCAGGCTGACGGGATTGCCGAGGCCGTCGGTGGCTGCGTGCACCTTGGTGCCTAAGCCGCCTTTTGAGCGGCCAAGACCCTGGGCATCAGGCCCCCTTTTTGCCGCCGCGCGCCACTGGCGTGCTGGTGGGCGCAGACGACAGTGGCATCGACGCACAGCCACTCGAAATCGCCGTCATGGCTCAACGCCTTGAAAAGACTCCTATACACGCCACGCGCCACCCGATCATAGATACCCCCGGCTAAAGCCGGGGTTCTTTTCCGGTACGGCCCTTCGGGCCGACCGGCTGTTCCTTGCGGCGTTCCTTGCTTCAGTCGCAGCCGGATTGCTCATTCATCCACAGCTAAAGCCGTGGTATTCTGTCCTACGGACCGCATAATAGCGCCGCTTCACTGTCCGGTAATCGCCGAACCGCTCCGGCAGGTCGCGCCACGGGGCGCCTGACCGGGCCATCCACAACAGCGCATCCATGAACAGGCGGTTGTTCATGCGCGGCCCACGCTTGCCCTTGCAGCCGCCCCGCAGCAACGGCGCGAGACGCGCCCATTGCGCATCGGTGAGGCAATCCGGATTTCATTGAGGGAGCCTCTTATGCCTACGTTCCTCTCAGCCACGCGGCTTTCAAGCTTGTGGGACCGCCTGCACGCCAGTTTCTGGTTCTTGCCAGCCGCGATGTCGGGGATTGCGGTCGCGCTGTCGTTCGTGCTGGTGCAGGTCGATGCCTGGCTCAGCGTCGACGTGGTTCCGGAATTCAACTTGCTCTACACTTTCGGACCTGAGGGTGCGCGGGCGATTCTGTCGGTCATCGCGAGTTCGATGATCACGGTGGCAAGCCTCATCTTTTCCATCACTATGCTCACCTTACAGCTTGCCTCCTCCCAGTTCGGCCCCCGGGTCCTCCGCAATTTCATGCGCGATCGCAGCAATCAGATCGTGCTCGGCACATTTATCGCTACCTTCCTCTATTGTCTGCTCGTGCTGCGCACGGTTCGGGGCATGGAGAATTTCAGCTTCGTACCGCATCTATCCGTCGCATTTGGTGTGATTCTTGCGATCGCGAGCGTCGCGGTTCTGATCTATTTCATCCATCATATCGCCACTTCAATTCGAATCGAGACGCTGCTGGCCAATCTTGCGGCCGAAACGCGATCCGCCGTCGATCGGCTCTATCCGGAGCGGATGGGCCAAGATCCGTCGCAAGATAAGGGCGCGACGGCCGAGCATACAATCCCGAGCGACTTCGAAGGGGGCGCCCGACAAATTCACGCGGATGGGAGCGGCTACGTGCAGCGTATCGGCGTGGAGGCGCTGATGCGGATTGCCAGTGAGCATGATCTTGTCGTGAGAATCGAGGCGCGCCCCGGTCGTTTCGTGAGCAAAGGTGATGCCATGCTCACGGCTTACCCGCGCGACCGCGTATCGGACGAGATCGCCAATGACCTTGGGGGCGCGCTTGTCGTGGGCCTGGATCGCACGCCCGAGCAGGATCTCGAATTCTCAATCCGACGCATCGTTGAGCTAGCGCAACGGTCCTTGTCGTCCGGCATCAACGACCCGACCACGGCGCTCTACTGCATAGATCGACTCGGCGAGGTATTCGGTCGATTGGCCGACCGTGAGATCCCGTCTCCAATGCGTTTCGACGAGAAGCGGCAGCTGCGTGTCGTGACCGAGATCAATACCCTGGGCGACTTGGCCTGTGACGCATTCGCGGCCATTGCGCGGCATGGAATCACCGAAGTGGACGTGATCGCGCGGCTTCTCCGCGCCATGGACAATTTGAGCCGGTCAGCGCCACGCGAGGCACGCGAGGCCATCATGGGGCTCTGCGAGGCAATCCGTCGGGAAAGTGAGAAACAGGTGTCTCTCGCCTTCGACCGCAAAGTGGTTCAAGCTTTGCCCGAAAGCCGCGGGGCTTGTGAGCAGCCCGATCTGACTGGTCCAGTTTGATTGTTAGTGCATGACCGGCCTGGTTGCTACCGGGATGAGGGTTTCCGGGGCCGGCGGTCGGTAGCCAAGGGCGCTGTGCGGTCGCTTGGTATTGTAATGCCGGCGCCAGCTTTCGATGATGATCTGGGCCTCCTGGTGCGAATAAAAGATCTCGCCGTCGAGCAGTTCATCCCGGAGCCTGGCGTTGAAGCTCTCACAATAACCGTTTTCCCAGGGTGATCCGGGTTCGATGTAGGCGGTCTTCGTACCGACCGCTGCGATCCAGTCCCGGACGGCCTGAGCGACGAACTCCGGGCCGTTGTCGGAACTGATGCAGGCCGGTGGCCCGCGGACGATGAAGAGGTCGGTGAGCGCGTCTATGACATCGGTCGAGTTCAACTTCCGCCGGACCCGGATCGTCAGGCATTCCCGGCTGAACTCGTCGAGGATGTTCAGGGTGCGGAAGGCCTTGCCGTCATCGGTCCGACAGTGAACGAAGTCGTAGCTCCAGACATGGTTGCGATATTGGGGCTGCAGCCGGACACAGGACCTCTCGTTCAGCCAGAGCCTCCCCTTCTTCGATTGTTTCATCGGCACCTTCAGCCCCTCGCGTCGCCACAGCCGCTCGACGCGCCCGTCGCTGATCTGCCAGCCAGCGTCTCTTAGCAAGGCCGCAATCCGACGATAGCCGTAGCGTCCATATTGCCGGGCCAGTTCGATCATGTCGGCCACCAGTCGTTCCTCGTCGGCACGCCCCTTCGGACGGTGCCGTTGCGTGGATCGGTGCTGGCCGAGAACCTGACAGGCCCGCCGCTCCGACACCGCTAGTCGAGTGCGGACATGGTCGATGCAGGTACGCCGACGCGAGGGGCTCAGTAGTTTCCCCGTGCAGCCTCGGTCAGGATCAGCTTGTCCAGCGTCAGATCAGACACTGCCTTGCGCAGACGCTCGTTCTCTTTTTGAAGCCGTTTGAGTTCCCGAAGTTGGTCGGTTCCCATACCGCCATATTGCTTTCGCCACCGGTAGAACGTCTGCTCGGTTACCCGAGATAACCCGTCGATCATCAACGCGCGGCTTGCCGGGCTTGCCATGCGGCAGATGCGGCTCAATTGCAGCCCAGGCCGCGTCGGAAAGCCAGAACAATGACGCCATGCCGATCCTCCATCCTAGAAACCCGAATCAGGCACAGAGAATCAAGCAAAATCAGATATTTGTATAGGTTCTCAACCTAGCGTCCGATCCCGGTAAATTTCTGTCCACAGTCCAGATCGGTATAACGCTCGTCGGAGTGCTGTCGGGAGCCATTTCGGGTGCAACTCTCGGCATGCGTCTCGGTGAATGGTTGCGGTTCCAGGGCATCCCTGCAGGAATCTCGGAAATCACGGGAGTGGGGTCCGTCGTTGCCCCCCTAACTTACGCATCACTGATCATCGGCGAACTTGTCCCAAAGCAGATTGCACTGCGCAATCCGGAGAAGATTGCCTCAACTGTTGCGCCCGCCATGACAATGCTGGCGACGGTCACTTACCCGATCGTTGTTGTTCTGGATTATTCCGGGCGCATTTTGCTCCGCACCCTGGGCCATTGAGCTCAAGACGAAGAGCGCGTGTCCGACGAGGAAATACGGGCACTGATCGCTGAGGCGGAGACAGCAGGCATTCTGGAGCCTGCGGAGCGCGCGATGCTCGGCGGCGTAATGCGCCTCGGCGATCGCTCGATCAGGGCCATCATGACCCGTCATCGATAGCCGTCTGCCATGGGATATGTCTCATTGACCCATGTCATGACCGAATACCCGGCGCCGCTATATGTTTCTTTAGTATTGGTCACATGCCCCGGTCAGCAGGTTTGGCAAAGAAGCACGCCGGTTGAAGTGTGGGCGAATATGTGTGGAGAGCATGGACTCCTCCATCACAAAAGTGTGGGGCGGTCGTGAGATGCCGGGAAAGATCGTCAGCACGACGCCACAAATCGCGTCATGCGAGGCGATCGACTTCGCCTCCTCGGGGGTGCCCCCGATCGATGGAGATAGGGATGAAGGGACTGCCAGTATTCGTGGTTTGGTTCGACGACCCGGATTGCGCGACCACATCACTCGTCGGGGGCAAGAATAGCTCGCTCAGCGAATTGGTGCGGCATCTGGCAGACCATGGTATTCGAGTGCCACCTGGTTTCGCGACGACGGCGGATGCCTATTGGCGGTTCGTCGAGGCGAACAATCTCGAGCAGACGATCTCCGGAGCGCTGGACGAACTGGCCTCGGGAAAGGCGACATTAGCGGAAACCGGATCCCGG
Encoded here:
- a CDS encoding Spy/CpxP family protein refolding chaperone, whose protein sequence is MPNFKWMPAVAAGMLALAIASPTSLAAGESSWWDRMGRMMGGGPPIGEWAEGPMMGRHGTVGMSGPMMGLGVDMMLERVDGRLAYLKTELKITDDQESAWDEFSATIRSTAERHNDTMRSMMEEYSSGEFLRESLPDRLALQETHLEARLEQVRAVHSSADKLFAVLTDEQKEIADEIVLPTIGMGVGRPRGFGQQDN
- a CDS encoding Crp/Fnr family transcriptional regulator, which encodes MTTKSQLKFDANALLSKLDGGRSTAEFRKDQIVFSQGEAADAAFFVQRGRVRISVLSEQGKEAIVAMLGENEFFGEGCLAGQPQRISTATAETDSLIVRLKKEALVSLIHEDPEFSELFIVHLLSRAVRTEADLVDQLFNSSEKRLARTLLLLANFGQEGKPQPMIAKISQEALAQMVGTTRARVSFFMNKFRRLGFISYNGGIEVHSSLLNVVLHDKPHIER
- a CDS encoding DUF2254 domain-containing protein, translated to MPTFLSATRLSSLWDRLHASFWFLPAAMSGIAVALSFVLVQVDAWLSVDVVPEFNLLYTFGPEGARAILSVIASSMITVASLIFSITMLTLQLASSQFGPRVLRNFMRDRSNQIVLGTFIATFLYCLLVLRTVRGMENFSFVPHLSVAFGVILAIASVAVLIYFIHHIATSIRIETLLANLAAETRSAVDRLYPERMGQDPSQDKGATAEHTIPSDFEGGARQIHADGSGYVQRIGVEALMRIASEHDLVVRIEARPGRFVSKGDAMLTAYPRDRVSDEIANDLGGALVVGLDRTPEQDLEFSIRRIVELAQRSLSSGINDPTTALYCIDRLGEVFGRLADREIPSPMRFDEKRQLRVVTEINTLGDLACDAFAAIARHGITEVDVIARLLRAMDNLSRSAPREAREAIMGLCEAIRRESEKQVSLAFDRKVVQALPESRGACEQPDLTGPV
- a CDS encoding fatty acid desaturase, with the translated sequence MHEQSEAKPDARRLMGDLAAYRDADRARSLFELGITAVPFVLLWVLMWAALDAGYWLGLLLALPAAGFLVRLFMIQHDCGHGSFFRRRSTNDWVGRAIGVLTLTPYDSWRHSHAQHHASSGNLDRRDIGSINTLTVAQFRARTRLRQLLYRLYRHPIVMFGVGPAYLFILRHRLPTDLMRSDWQSWVSAMMTNLAIAFLFAAVIWLIGVVPFLLVQLPITLLAASLGVWLFYIQHQFEDTLWEHDPDWNFHDAALHGSSHYDLPPVLRWFTANIGVHHVHHLSSRIPYYRLPEVLRDRPELRHIGRLTLLQSLKGIRLALWDENERRLVSFAEARTATVR
- the nhaA gene encoding Na+/H+ antiporter NhaA translates to MPEDSQGLPREIADRFSKPFGRFLRIEAASGILLLVAALAALGLANSSWSSSFLAFWEIPIGLHFGPLDFTRSLQHWINDGLMTFFFFVVALELKRELVLGELRNLRTAALPFAGALGGMVVPVALYLVLMVGQTGVHGWGTVMATDTAFVIGCLALFGSRIPPSLRLFLLSLAIFDDVGAILVVAVGYGEALNWLALALGTLVVAAVAGLARLGIRSVPVYFFFGAAVWLCFDASGIHATVAGVVLGLMTPTRIWVSDERLRSILGRVLAQPTQEEVEGHGPDRSDLRRAGRAVTESLSPVERLELMLHPWAGFVIMPIFALANAGVAISGADIGQQVSVAIFAGLVLGKPIGVLAFSWLAMRLGLAIRATSLSWSFLAAGAFLTGIGFTMSLFIAGLAYSPGTLDAAKLGILGGSTISAVIGLAILVVLTSRGRIALR